A stretch of the Coprobacillus cateniformis genome encodes the following:
- a CDS encoding vitamin B12 dependent-methionine synthase activation domain-containing protein yields MNKKAILQYLNCFGQVDEKTNQLIDECIVEVQQYAHFKVVHQNFSLTHGPIGIQELDLSFCSNDLEFYMKECQTCLVIACTLGIQIDRQIKYYEHIDMARAIVFDAVSSRYLEECCDEYEKTLNLGEHTFRFAPGYGDLPLVLNKTLSRVLNVHKKIGVTLSQSGLFIPMKSMLGIIGIGKSQQKSCMSCVRKESCELRKGGQRCYVKD; encoded by the coding sequence ATGAATAAAAAAGCAATCTTGCAGTATCTCAATTGTTTTGGTCAAGTTGATGAAAAAACAAATCAGCTTATTGATGAATGTATAGTAGAAGTTCAGCAGTATGCACATTTTAAAGTCGTTCATCAGAATTTTTCATTAACTCATGGACCTATTGGTATTCAAGAATTAGATTTATCATTTTGTTCAAATGATTTAGAATTCTATATGAAAGAATGTCAAACATGTCTTGTCATTGCTTGTACATTAGGAATTCAAATCGATCGTCAAATAAAATATTATGAACATATTGATATGGCAAGAGCCATTGTCTTTGATGCTGTGAGCAGTCGTTATTTAGAAGAATGCTGTGATGAATATGAAAAAACATTAAATCTTGGTGAGCATACTTTTCGCTTTGCACCAGGCTATGGTGATTTGCCTTTAGTATTAAATAAAACTTTATCAAGAGTTTTAAATGTTCATAAAAAGATTGGTGTGACATTGAGTCAGAGTGGTTTATTTATCCCAATGAAGTCAATGCTTGGAATCATTGGAATAGGAAAATCACAACAAAAATCTTGTATGTCTTGTGTAAGAAAAGAAAGTTGTGAATTAAGAAAGGGAGGTCAAAGATGTTACGTGAAAGATTAG
- the metF gene encoding methylenetetrahydrofolate reductase [NAD(P)H], protein MKNKATISFEVFPPKNKEGDISSIYRTIDELAKLNPDFISVTYGAGGSTKGKTVEIASKIKNDYHIESVAHLTCISSTKEEVLAMCQQLKDNNIENILSLRGDYPRDDSFDKEKLEFHYAKDLNTLITNEFPHDFCLSGACYPEVHTDAACFEDDLKALKEKVEAGAEYLITQIFFDNNYYYRLVKEARKRGITVPILAGIMPITNSKSLLHTAKMCGCSIPYQLSTMIESYYNYPSAMKEIGINYATHQIIDLITNGVDGIHIYTMNRPEIAQAIFRNIPTVLKELNHE, encoded by the coding sequence TTGAAAAATAAAGCAACAATTTCTTTTGAGGTTTTTCCTCCAAAGAATAAAGAAGGGGATATTTCATCAATTTATAGAACAATTGATGAACTGGCAAAATTGAATCCAGATTTTATCAGTGTGACATATGGGGCAGGAGGTTCTACAAAGGGAAAAACTGTAGAAATAGCTTCTAAGATTAAAAATGATTATCATATTGAATCTGTTGCACATTTAACTTGTATCTCTTCTACAAAAGAGGAAGTCTTGGCAATGTGCCAACAATTGAAAGATAACAATATTGAAAATATATTATCTTTAAGAGGTGATTATCCTCGTGATGATTCTTTTGATAAAGAAAAACTTGAATTTCATTATGCAAAAGATTTAAATACTTTAATTACAAATGAGTTTCCTCATGATTTTTGTTTGTCAGGAGCTTGTTATCCTGAAGTTCATACTGATGCTGCATGTTTTGAAGATGATTTAAAGGCATTGAAAGAAAAGGTTGAAGCCGGAGCTGAATATTTAATTACACAAATATTCTTTGATAATAACTATTATTATAGATTGGTGAAAGAAGCGAGAAAAAGAGGGATTACTGTTCCTATTTTGGCTGGAATTATGCCAATTACAAATTCTAAATCTTTATTGCATACTGCTAAAATGTGTGGTTGTTCAATTCCTTATCAGTTGTCTACAATGATTGAATCTTACTATAATTATCCATCAGCAATGAAAGAGATTGGCATCAATTATGCGACACATCAGATCATTGATTTAATTACCAATGGTGTTGATGGCATTCATATTTATACAATGAACAGACCAGAAATTGCGCAAGCCATCTTTCGCAATATTCCAACGGTCCTTAAAGAATTAAATCATGAATAA
- a CDS encoding ABC transporter permease, translating to MKNNILFRFTLEDLKTHRKDTLIALITLTIIALICTLMTAFIPLFANQSIADFRIQHGTYDYYSYHLESLEKLNQMKISINGKVQKLKDADVLYSCIQNKGYVVTDGSIDYIYGNKSIMAIELKSGRMPINDHEIAIQETVLESFGYDKTLHQIVQIPYIGDEKNQVGEWEIVGLLEQTGDTAIVIGEPPSNQNYQVYIDVKDGDKLDNAEKYGLVNTIDKNAYIDMASLNVLVVMLQFVLFIIGCTILFGMTIAAFENRKDDYALLRGIGATKRQLYFIVFIQSLLFIVSSLVIAWTVSSLLIFVFSYIIETVVPIQLRFSHFLGVIVIICLMTLISYFMPARSACYRALTGSFQGSEFQYFYYRYKKLHRMRPLYLGWRQLVSHKKQMIVKIFLIFIASLMMMKIIGDRISILNLLSQKESLNQSHTQEEISLTYAPSREDVTFITTKDLDAYKPYAQDMRYFHVIDYENDARYFGEIYCYDEDVKAEFQIQEDILPGEVIVSERFKEINFDTELENINGNGKIVMSGESYQIVSQIPDDKPYMIMSAKDFQNYGDIEHYQQVKIYFHDIHQKTKGLVAYVQQNSECKYSWVDSLYTAQLNMNMNIEENTQNIPFIEISIMLGTGIIYIYQLSYEILKQRETIGTYQLLGMRKFEIWRIYVYKSGMIALIGFVCAVYYHFADIYLNYGLNNIYFTPTHFWLQLLPSLLFILSLIVLSLLPIYSILRKDGLENKNIRE from the coding sequence ATGAAAAATAATATTTTATTTCGTTTTACATTGGAAGATTTAAAAACACATCGTAAAGATACATTGATAGCCTTGATAACTTTAACTATTATTGCATTGATTTGTACACTAATGACTGCTTTTATACCTCTCTTTGCCAATCAAAGTATTGCAGATTTTCGCATTCAGCATGGTACATATGATTATTATTCTTATCATTTAGAATCTTTAGAAAAGCTAAATCAAATGAAAATAAGTATTAATGGTAAAGTCCAAAAACTTAAAGATGCAGATGTACTTTACAGTTGCATACAGAATAAAGGTTATGTTGTAACTGATGGATCAATAGATTATATATATGGTAATAAATCTATTATGGCGATTGAATTAAAATCAGGACGTATGCCTATCAATGACCATGAGATTGCCATTCAAGAAACTGTTTTAGAAAGCTTTGGCTATGACAAAACGTTGCATCAGATTGTTCAAATTCCTTATATTGGTGATGAAAAGAATCAGGTTGGAGAATGGGAAATTGTTGGACTTCTAGAGCAAACAGGTGATACAGCTATTGTTATAGGGGAACCTCCTTCAAATCAAAATTATCAAGTTTATATAGATGTGAAGGATGGAGACAAATTGGATAATGCTGAAAAATATGGATTGGTCAATACAATAGATAAAAATGCATATATTGATATGGCTTCATTGAATGTGTTGGTTGTTATGTTACAGTTTGTTCTTTTTATCATTGGCTGTACGATTTTGTTTGGTATGACAATTGCAGCTTTTGAAAATCGAAAAGATGATTACGCTCTTTTAAGAGGAATAGGAGCGACAAAGCGTCAGCTATATTTTATTGTTTTTATACAATCTCTTTTATTTATTGTGAGCTCATTAGTGATTGCCTGGACTGTGTCATCTTTGTTGATCTTTGTATTTAGTTATATTATAGAGACTGTTGTCCCCATTCAATTGCGCTTTTCACACTTTTTAGGCGTTATTGTGATTATATGCTTGATGACTCTCATCAGTTATTTTATGCCAGCGAGAAGTGCATGCTATCGTGCTTTAACAGGTTCTTTTCAAGGCAGTGAGTTCCAGTATTTCTATTATCGTTATAAAAAATTACACAGGATGCGACCATTATATTTAGGATGGCGTCAATTGGTTAGTCATAAGAAACAAATGATTGTGAAAATATTTTTAATATTTATTGCTTCATTAATGATGATGAAAATTATTGGTGATCGTATCTCAATTTTGAATTTGTTAAGTCAAAAGGAGAGTCTTAATCAATCACATACACAAGAGGAAATCAGTTTAACTTATGCTCCGTCAAGAGAAGATGTCACTTTTATTACAACCAAAGATTTAGATGCTTACAAGCCTTATGCTCAAGATATGCGATATTTTCATGTTATAGATTATGAAAATGATGCAAGATATTTTGGAGAAATTTATTGTTATGATGAAGATGTAAAGGCTGAATTTCAGATTCAAGAGGATATTTTGCCAGGAGAGGTTATCGTCAGTGAAAGATTTAAAGAAATAAATTTTGATACGGAATTGGAGAACATAAATGGTAATGGAAAGATTGTGATGTCAGGAGAAAGTTATCAGATTGTTTCACAGATACCGGATGATAAACCTTATATGATTATGTCAGCAAAAGATTTTCAAAATTATGGAGATATAGAACATTATCAGCAAGTCAAAATATATTTTCATGATATTCATCAGAAAACAAAAGGTTTAGTTGCATATGTTCAACAGAATTCTGAGTGTAAATACAGCTGGGTTGACAGTCTTTATACCGCTCAATTGAATATGAATATGAATATTGAAGAAAATACACAAAATATTCCATTTATAGAAATCAGTATCATGTTGGGAACTGGAATCATATATATTTATCAGTTATCTTATGAAATATTGAAACAGCGAGAGACAATTGGAACATATCAATTATTAGGTATGAGAAAATTTGAAATTTGGAGAATATATGTTTATAAATCAGGTATGATTGCTTTGATTGGTTTTGTTTGTGCAGTCTATTATCATTTCGCTGATATTTATTTAAATTATGGATTGAATAATATCTATTTTACACCTACACATTTTTGGTTACAACTTCTCCCATCTCTTTTGTTTATCTTGAGTTTGATTGTTTTATCATTACTGCCAATTTATTCAATATTAAGAAAAGATGGATTAGAAAATAAAAATATCAGAGAATAG
- a CDS encoding ABC transporter ATP-binding protein, protein MILLELKDVRKSYGYDENKVNAINHIHLTIDEGSFVAIIGKSGSGKSTLLHVMGGLTKPQQGTVLLEGNSLYDMSDDQLSRYRRRRMGFVFQFYNLISSLNVLENIVLPIHLDHLKEDKEYIDELLEFLDLKEKETAFVRELSGGQQQRVAIARALAMKPAIILADEPTGNLDAKSSQEVVTLLKLSQRRYKQTLILVTHDEMIASQAERIITISDGEIVSDTNEK, encoded by the coding sequence ATGATACTTTTAGAACTGAAAGATGTAAGGAAAAGTTATGGTTATGATGAAAATAAAGTGAATGCAATCAATCATATTCATCTGACAATTGATGAAGGCAGTTTTGTAGCTATTATTGGTAAGAGTGGGAGCGGCAAATCAACTCTACTACACGTCATGGGTGGACTTACCAAACCACAGCAAGGGACTGTCCTATTAGAAGGAAATTCTCTTTATGATATGAGTGATGATCAATTATCACGTTATCGTCGAAGAAGGATGGGTTTTGTTTTTCAATTTTATAATCTTATTTCTAGTTTGAATGTTCTTGAGAATATTGTTCTTCCTATTCATCTAGATCATTTGAAGGAAGATAAAGAATATATTGATGAACTTTTAGAGTTCTTGGATTTAAAGGAAAAGGAGACAGCATTTGTAAGGGAACTTTCTGGTGGTCAACAACAAAGAGTTGCTATAGCAAGAGCGTTAGCTATGAAGCCAGCAATTATTTTAGCTGATGAGCCTACTGGTAATCTAGATGCTAAGAGTTCTCAAGAAGTTGTGACTCTTTTAAAGTTATCACAAAGACGATATAAACAAACTCTCATACTGGTGACTCATGATGAAATGATTGCATCACAAGCAGAGCGTATAATTACGATTAGTGATGGCGAGATTGTGAGTGATACAAATGAAAAATAA
- a CDS encoding sensor histidine kinase, translating into MEKHLRKSQTLYSLSAFLFFFLCIVISLLGWYLQSLYFYLAIIVFSFLGLITHTVYINHLKKSLLTLIEMCETIIDQSNQNIPVIDGESYIAVLSNHLHMLDIRMKSMLEKLSQEQEDLKDYIEDISHQIKTPLTAMLLKEDILLEMTHGEEHRLIEQLIFQTQKIQYFIESLLHLAQIESHSIIYHFQEFTIDEIVHEVERNLQPLLEENDVHIQLHQNEIIYCDFQWMSEAFENIIKNCIEQKQHSSVEITCQNHHTYLQISIQDYGKGFVEEELPYIFERFSHQQYQKNNKSIGIGLSITKGVIDAHHGTIDAINHHGALFLITLPHKSTKSKYTVTNE; encoded by the coding sequence ATGGAAAAACATTTAAGAAAAAGTCAAACGCTTTATTCATTAAGTGCTTTTCTTTTCTTTTTTCTATGCATTGTCATAAGTTTATTAGGCTGGTATTTACAGAGTCTATATTTTTACTTAGCTATTATTGTATTTTCATTTTTAGGTTTGATAACACATACTGTTTATATTAATCATTTAAAAAAATCACTTTTAACCTTGATAGAGATGTGTGAGACAATTATTGATCAGTCAAACCAAAATATTCCAGTGATAGATGGCGAAAGTTATATTGCAGTTTTATCAAATCATTTGCATATGCTTGATATTCGCATGAAATCAATGTTGGAGAAACTTTCACAAGAACAGGAAGATTTAAAGGATTATATTGAAGATATTTCTCATCAAATCAAAACGCCATTAACAGCAATGCTTTTAAAAGAAGATATTTTGCTTGAAATGACTCATGGTGAAGAACATCGTTTAATTGAACAATTAATCTTCCAAACTCAGAAGATTCAATATTTTATTGAATCATTGCTTCATTTGGCTCAAATAGAATCACATAGTATCATATATCATTTTCAGGAGTTTACAATTGATGAAATTGTTCATGAAGTTGAAAGAAATCTTCAACCTTTGTTAGAAGAAAATGATGTTCATATTCAATTACATCAAAATGAAATTATATACTGTGATTTCCAATGGATGAGTGAAGCATTTGAAAATATCATTAAAAATTGTATAGAACAAAAACAACATTCCTCTGTTGAAATCACTTGTCAAAATCATCATACATATCTTCAAATTTCTATTCAGGATTATGGAAAAGGTTTTGTAGAAGAAGAACTCCCATATATTTTTGAGCGCTTTTCTCATCAACAATATCAAAAAAACAACAAGAGTATTGGGATTGGTTTATCTATTACAAAGGGGGTTATTGATGCTCATCATGGAACCATTGATGCGATAAATCATCATGGTGCATTATTTTTGATAACACTTCCACATAAAAGTACAAAAAGCAAATATACAGTCACGAACGAGTAA
- a CDS encoding response regulator transcription factor translates to MILIVEDDIAIQETLKELLCMKGYQVQQAYHMKEALLLDKSHIDVMIIDIQLPDGNGITLCQQMRQQSQIPILFLTAKDDEQTIVEALNAGGDDYITKPFRANELLARLNCIMRRIEHNHDIIQTNDLSIDIRKYRVMKNNQEIVLSAIGYEILFLIVQNQGMVITRERMIEFIEEKTGNYIEDNTVSVHMKRLREKLGQYQQQEYIETVRGIGYRWKNI, encoded by the coding sequence ATGATTTTAATTGTAGAAGATGATATAGCAATTCAAGAAACATTAAAAGAGTTATTATGCATGAAAGGATATCAAGTTCAACAGGCATATCATATGAAGGAAGCATTGTTGTTAGATAAGAGTCATATAGATGTTATGATTATAGATATTCAGTTACCAGATGGAAATGGGATTACTTTATGTCAACAGATGAGACAACAATCACAAATACCAATTCTTTTTTTAACAGCAAAAGATGATGAACAAACGATTGTTGAAGCATTAAATGCTGGTGGCGATGATTATATTACAAAACCGTTTCGAGCAAATGAATTACTTGCGAGGTTGAATTGCATTATGAGAAGAATTGAACACAATCATGATATTATTCAGACAAATGATTTAAGTATTGATATAAGAAAATATCGTGTTATGAAAAATAATCAGGAAATTGTTTTAAGTGCTATAGGATATGAGATTTTATTTTTAATTGTTCAAAATCAAGGAATGGTGATTACTCGTGAGAGAATGATAGAATTCATTGAAGAAAAAACTGGGAATTATATTGAAGATAATACTGTTTCTGTACATATGAAAAGATTAAGGGAAAAGCTTGGACAATATCAGCAGCAGGAATATATTGAAACAGTGAGGGGGATTGGTTATAGATGGAAAAACATTTAA
- a CDS encoding GNAT family N-acetyltransferase, producing the protein MEIREVPTNHSDLLQLVKELDAFFVGKWGQQIAEGYQELHNLSQMAYALICYDNKKPVGCGCYKVIDHQTVEIKRMYVNERYRRQGIATKILNRLEKKAVSEGFVIAELETGKDMQDNILMYQKCGYDLVENYGVFKGDNICICMKKNLK; encoded by the coding sequence ATGGAAATACGTGAGGTTCCAACAAATCATTCTGACCTTCTTCAATTGGTGAAGGAATTGGATGCTTTTTTTGTGGGAAAATGGGGTCAACAAATTGCAGAGGGATATCAAGAACTTCATAATCTTTCTCAAATGGCATATGCACTCATTTGTTATGATAATAAGAAACCTGTTGGATGTGGATGTTATAAAGTTATAGATCATCAAACTGTTGAAATCAAAAGAATGTATGTTAATGAAAGATATCGCAGGCAGGGAATTGCAACAAAGATTCTTAATAGATTAGAAAAGAAGGCTGTTTCTGAAGGTTTTGTCATAGCGGAATTAGAAACAGGTAAAGATATGCAAGATAATATCTTAATGTATCAAAAATGTGGTTATGATCTTGTAGAAAATTATGGAGTATTTAAAGGTGATAATATTTGTATATGTATGAAAAAGAATCTTAAATAG
- a CDS encoding C39 family peptidase, giving the protein MRKKIIVFIAVIVIPILILVIDHFVLNEHIQVDAQYDQSQEWQDIIKNQDDYPTSLLKLAMHNKETIPFVSAYPQEHQKNLSMSLENDLKDREIPLLLQWDKRWGYKMYGDEMMGINGCGPTCLSMVVSYLKQNPQYNPYYIAQYAYQKGYYSQAGTTWALMNEGASHFGVKVQELSLDENAIAEALKQGQPIICSVRKGIFTSEGHFIVLREYKDGLIYVNDPNSPIKSQKGYTFQELYSQIRNLWVYSL; this is encoded by the coding sequence ATGAGAAAAAAGATTATTGTTTTTATAGCCGTTATTGTGATACCAATTCTCATATTAGTTATTGATCATTTTGTTCTTAATGAACACATTCAAGTTGATGCTCAATATGATCAATCTCAGGAATGGCAGGATATTATAAAAAACCAAGATGATTATCCAACATCACTTTTAAAATTAGCCATGCACAATAAAGAAACAATTCCTTTTGTTTCTGCATATCCTCAAGAGCATCAAAAGAATCTTTCTATGAGTCTTGAAAATGATTTGAAAGATCGAGAAATCCCATTATTACTCCAATGGGATAAAAGATGGGGTTATAAAATGTATGGTGATGAGATGATGGGGATTAATGGATGTGGGCCAACATGTTTATCAATGGTTGTGAGTTATTTAAAACAAAATCCACAATATAATCCTTATTACATAGCTCAATATGCTTATCAAAAAGGTTATTATTCTCAAGCTGGAACTACTTGGGCTTTGATGAATGAAGGTGCTAGTCACTTTGGTGTGAAAGTTCAAGAATTATCATTAGATGAAAATGCAATTGCAGAGGCTTTGAAACAGGGACAACCAATTATTTGTAGTGTAAGGAAAGGTATTTTTACAAGTGAAGGACATTTTATAGTTTTAAGAGAGTATAAAGATGGACTTATTTATGTCAATGACCCCAATAGTCCTATAAAAAGTCAGAAAGGTTATACTTTTCAAGAACTTTATAGTCAGATTAGAAATCTATGGGTTTATAGTCTTTAA
- a CDS encoding sensor histidine kinase translates to MGKDYTRRFQTEILKKHFMIALISIVIMLLFYFFVDNFYNGAVINFIQDVFGWDFASFILRNQTAFVFITILVVLLLNSLIVEVYSIQKISHVFSQMKILFQKDDQRIVLDESLQELEDDFNELKRESIENEKKAIKEAQHKVDMIAYLAHDIKTPLASVIGYLCLLEETEDLPEELRHKYTHMTLEKAYRLEKLINEFFDIAKLNQSYSPLHKEEVSLSYLLEQMKEEFYPIMSQKQQEIVIQVPEDMIIYADSQKIARVFNNILKNAFYYGDEKTTITIEATEDNVYTHILFRNIGQTIPKDKLNVIFEQFYRLDTARSSSTGGSGLGLSIAKLIVEQHQGIIKAKSYDHVTTFEVFIPHTKAL, encoded by the coding sequence TTGGGTAAAGATTATACAAGAAGATTTCAAACTGAAATTTTAAAAAAGCATTTCATGATTGCCTTGATATCTATTGTTATTATGTTATTGTTTTATTTTTTTGTAGATAATTTCTATAATGGTGCAGTTATTAATTTTATTCAAGATGTTTTTGGTTGGGATTTTGCATCATTTATATTACGAAATCAAACAGCTTTTGTATTTATTACAATTTTAGTTGTTTTGTTATTGAATTCTTTAATTGTTGAGGTTTATTCTATTCAAAAGATTTCTCATGTTTTTTCACAGATGAAAATCTTGTTTCAAAAAGATGATCAAAGAATTGTGTTGGATGAATCCTTACAAGAACTTGAAGATGATTTTAATGAGTTAAAAAGAGAAAGTATTGAAAATGAGAAGAAGGCTATTAAGGAAGCACAACATAAGGTTGATATGATTGCTTATCTTGCCCATGATATCAAAACGCCACTAGCATCTGTTATTGGATATTTATGTTTATTAGAAGAAACAGAAGATTTACCAGAAGAATTACGTCATAAATATACGCATATGACTTTAGAGAAAGCTTATCGTCTAGAAAAACTAATTAATGAATTCTTTGATATAGCAAAATTGAATCAATCTTATAGTCCTTTACATAAGGAAGAAGTATCCTTAAGTTATTTATTGGAACAAATGAAAGAGGAGTTTTATCCTATTATGAGTCAAAAACAACAGGAGATTGTTATACAAGTTCCAGAAGATATGATAATTTATGCTGACTCTCAAAAGATTGCAAGGGTCTTTAATAATATTTTAAAGAATGCTTTTTATTATGGGGATGAGAAAACAACTATAACTATTGAAGCAACAGAAGATAATGTTTATACGCATATCTTATTTCGAAATATAGGGCAAACAATTCCAAAAGATAAACTTAATGTTATTTTTGAGCAGTTTTATCGTTTGGATACTGCCCGCTCTTCAAGTACAGGAGGTTCAGGTTTAGGACTTTCTATTGCAAAATTAATTGTTGAACAGCATCAGGGAATTATTAAGGCTAAAAGTTATGATCATGTGACAACGTTTGAAGTTTTTATTCCACATACCAAGGCACTTTAA
- the vanR gene encoding VanR-ABDEGLN family response regulator transcription factor has product MKVLVVDDEKEIADLVELYLKNDGFEVYKFYTGNEALQCVDVQDIDLAILDIMLPDISGLEICQTIRENYNFPIIMLTAKETEIDKITGLTIGADDYVTKPFRPLELMARVKAQLRRYKTMTPKEEKNMVTIGALTIDQDNHQCILNNQTLSLTPTEFSILWLLCKHKGKVVTVDQIFQELWGEKYYTNSSSSIMVHIRHLREKMDDSAENPKYIQTVWGVGYKIG; this is encoded by the coding sequence ATGAAAGTATTAGTTGTTGACGATGAAAAAGAGATTGCTGATTTAGTTGAATTATATTTAAAAAATGATGGTTTTGAAGTTTATAAGTTCTATACTGGAAATGAGGCATTGCAATGTGTTGATGTACAAGATATCGATTTGGCTATTTTAGATATTATGTTACCGGATATTAGTGGATTAGAAATCTGTCAGACAATAAGAGAAAATTATAATTTTCCAATTATTATGCTGACTGCTAAAGAAACTGAGATTGACAAGATTACGGGTTTAACAATTGGGGCAGATGATTATGTGACAAAACCATTTCGTCCTTTGGAATTAATGGCACGTGTAAAAGCACAGTTACGTCGTTATAAAACGATGACTCCAAAAGAAGAAAAGAATATGGTGACAATTGGTGCTTTAACAATTGATCAAGATAATCACCAATGTATTTTAAATAATCAAACACTTTCTTTAACACCAACAGAATTTTCAATTCTTTGGTTACTATGTAAACATAAAGGCAAAGTTGTAACTGTTGATCAGATTTTTCAGGAACTTTGGGGTGAAAAGTATTATACAAATTCTAGCAGTTCTATTATGGTACATATTCGTCATTTAAGAGAAAAGATGGATGATTCAGCAGAAAATCCTAAATATATTCAAACTGTATGGGGAGTAGGTTATAAAATTGGGTAA
- a CDS encoding Cof-type HAD-IIB family hydrolase produces MIKLVVSDMDGTLLGKSKGVSIPNRNAIQRLSEHNIEFAIASGRDYNGVYQIIHELGIECEAILGNGAQYVDVKGNILMECYMQKTIYKDVVKIFDDASIPYMVFTTKGFYATEPQRVRDLFVQRCVNFFHQPYGEYDKGGKFENSTCNFLQAIGNVDDFLKQDFEIIKVEAFSLDASEIAPAKEKLQFVPMISYLSSFSDNVEVTDQNAQKGLILEKVAKLKNLSKDEIVVIGDGMNDLTMFQHFPYAFAPANADLEIQNLAYQIVADCEDDGFAEVIDIIFKDLM; encoded by the coding sequence ATGATTAAATTAGTTGTTAGTGATATGGATGGAACATTACTTGGAAAATCAAAGGGGGTCAGCATCCCTAATAGAAATGCAATACAGAGATTATCTGAGCATAATATAGAGTTTGCTATAGCATCAGGTAGAGATTATAATGGTGTCTATCAAATTATTCATGAATTAGGAATTGAGTGTGAGGCTATCTTAGGTAATGGTGCACAGTATGTGGATGTAAAAGGCAATATCTTGATGGAATGTTATATGCAGAAAACAATTTATAAAGATGTTGTCAAAATATTTGACGATGCATCAATCCCTTATATGGTTTTTACAACAAAAGGTTTTTATGCGACAGAGCCACAAAGAGTGCGAGATTTATTTGTTCAAAGATGCGTCAATTTTTTTCATCAACCTTATGGTGAATATGACAAGGGTGGTAAGTTTGAAAATTCAACTTGTAACTTTTTGCAGGCAATTGGAAATGTTGATGACTTTTTAAAACAAGATTTTGAAATTATTAAAGTTGAGGCCTTTTCATTGGATGCAAGTGAAATTGCTCCTGCTAAAGAAAAACTTCAATTTGTCCCAATGATTTCATATTTATCATCTTTTTCTGATAATGTTGAAGTGACAGATCAAAATGCTCAAAAAGGACTTATTCTTGAAAAAGTTGCTAAGCTTAAAAATTTATCAAAAGATGAAATTGTTGTCATAGGAGATGGTATGAATGATTTAACGATGTTTCAACATTTTCCTTATGCTTTTGCACCTGCTAATGCCGATTTAGAAATTCAAAATTTAGCTTATCAGATTGTTGCAGATTGTGAAGATGATGGCTTTGCTGAAGTTATAGATATTATTTTTAAGGATTTGATGTAA
- a CDS encoding Hsp20/alpha crystallin family protein, giving the protein MKFLPAFNDMFDDLFHDPFDYSSVDSMRTDIVEKDDQYMLNMELPGYKKEDIQLELKDGYLMINATKNYNNEEKDNDGHVIRRERYSGSCSRNFYVGDKIKEEDIQASFDNGELKIALPKDTTPQIEDKKFIPIQ; this is encoded by the coding sequence ATGAAATTCCTACCTGCATTTAATGATATGTTTGATGATTTATTCCATGATCCATTTGATTATTCTTCAGTTGACAGTATGCGTACAGATATTGTTGAAAAGGATGATCAATATATGTTGAATATGGAACTTCCTGGTTATAAAAAGGAAGATATTCAACTTGAATTAAAAGATGGATATTTAATGATTAATGCAACAAAGAACTATAATAATGAAGAAAAAGATAATGATGGTCATGTCATTAGACGTGAACGTTATAGTGGAAGTTGCAGTCGTAATTTCTATGTTGGTGACAAGATTAAAGAAGAAGATATTCAAGCTTCATTTGATAATGGAGAATTGAAAATTGCTCTTCCAAAAGATACAACTCCACAAATTGAAGATAAAAAATTTATTCCTATTCAATAG